From a region of the Plodia interpunctella isolate USDA-ARS_2022_Savannah chromosome 13, ilPloInte3.2, whole genome shotgun sequence genome:
- the Atg1 gene encoding serine/threonine-protein kinase ULK2 isoform X1 → MSVVKGKLMKMEVTQVGEYEFTKQDIIGHGAFAMVYKGRRRKSPSQSVAVKVVTKKGIQKASEILVKEIKILRELTALHHTNLVAMHDCMDSPQYVYVVMEYCNGGDLADYLQANRLLSEGTIRLFLRQLAEAMRAIHAKGIVHRDLKPQNILLTHNVAPPRQPQPSEIILKIADFGFARFLEEGNMAVTLCGSPMYMAPEVIMSLKYDAKADLWSLGTIVYQCLTGKAPFQATTPHELKAFYENSIDLQPKMPAGTSNELCNLLIGLLRRNPRERMPFEVFFNHPFLQRPRTTSIPSLDSDLPDILEGDVEGDGDTNCYLEESGHSQGGASAAGVSSAASSAPARARLSAPPPAHPHRKPQPTSSAESSDNTWAGEEDFVVVEPMDGGSGSGSASSGSEAAPRPSSLQLATPRAAAAAQPPPALEPATLPYRSPLELASNNNIPRSQPIDVLRSNRNTANIGSLSPPTVPFPLSAGRAPRRRSSNSGSSPPPSLWQVSPTTTASPHRSGTSPPVGLALKASSEAGGGAGSPARALPDALLRGLKLHQPDPPVYIPNLQEETILAVSTVHQQLPDALLRGLKLHQPDPPVYIPNLQEETILAVSTVHQQLPDALLRGLKLHQPDPPVYIPNLQEETILAVSTVHQQLPDALLRGLKLHQPDPPVYIPNLQEETILAVSTVHQQLPDALLRGLKLHQPDPPVYIPNLQEETILAVSIVHQQLPDALLRGLKLHQPDPPVYIPNLQEETILAVSIVHQQLPDALLRGLKLHQPDPPVYIPNLQEETILVVSIVHQQLPDALLRGLKLHQPDPPVYIPNLQEETILAEEHSKVFSQLNFVRVLAELLAELAVSCGAPIAALMDASDDRYNDSVRLGLLVQAMRALAAGLRLAADAYRNRTLQPTEQVRQVVQMMNGKYKWIVNESKRLHEAGVAPAVCDKILYEHAIELCQMAAIDELFGDLKECERRYVSAQVLLHSLAQRAPLQPAHRSTLSKYRDAVQRRLNCLKGPRKIMDVKLEAGIS, encoded by the exons tATTGCAATGGCGGCGACCTGGCGGACTACCTGCAGGCGAACCGTCTGCTGAGCGAGGGCACCATTCGGCTGTTCCTTCGGCAACTGGCGGAGGCCATGCGGGCCATCCATGCGAAGGGTATCGTGCACCGCGACCTGAAGCCCCAGAACATTCTGCTCACACACAACGTCGCGCCGCCGCGCCAGCCGCAGCCCTCAGAAATCATActgaaaattg CTGACTTTGGCTTCGCGAGGTTCCTGGAAGAAGGAAACATGGCCGTCACACTGTGCGGCTCTCCGATGTACATG GCACCTGAAGTCATAATGTCGCTGAAGTATGACGCCAAAGCAGATCTCTGGAGCCTGGGCACTATTGTGTACCAATGCCTGACCGGCAAGGCTCCGTTCCAAGCCACTACGCCGCATGAACTTAAAGCCTTCTACGAGAACAGTATAGATTTACAACCCAA AATGCCGGCGGGAACGAGCAATGAGCTCTGTAACCTCTTGATTGGGCTGTTGCGGCGGAATCCGCGAGAGCGCATGCCTTTTGAAGTGTTCTTCAATCATCCGTTCCTACAGCGGCCACGCACTACGTCCATACCAA GTTTGGATTCGGATCTGCCTGACATTCTGGAGGGCGATGTAGAGGGCGACGGCGATACTAACTGTTACCTAGAAGAGTCGGGGCACAGCCAGG GCGGCGCGAGCGCGGCGGGCGTGTCGAGCGCGGCGTCGAGCGcgccggcgcgcgcgcgcctctccgcgccgccgcccgctCACCCGCACCGGAAACCACAGCCCACCTCCTCTG CGGAGTCATCAGACAACACATGGGCGGGCGAGGAGGACTTCGTGGTGGTGGAGCCGATGGATGGCGGGTCGGGGTCGGGCTCGGCGTCGTCCGGGTCGGAGGCGGCGCCGCGGCCCAGCTCCCTGCAGCTGGCGacgccgcgcgccgccgccgccgcgcagCCCCCGCCCGCGCTCGAGCCTGCCACACTGCCCTACAGG AGCCCGCTTGAGCTGGCCTCTAACAACAACATCCCGCGCTCGCAGCCCATCGACGTGCTGCGCTCCAACCGCAACACTGCCAACATCGGCTCTCTCTCGCCGCCCACT GTGCCGTTCCCGCTCAGCGCGGgccgcgcgccgcgccgccgcagCAGCAACTCCGGCAGCTCCCCGCCCCCCTCGCTGTGGCAGGTCTCCCCCACTACCACCGCCAGCCCCCACAGATCCG GTACATCGCCGCCGGTGGGGCTGGCGCTGAAGGCGAGCAGCGaggcgggcggcggcgccgGGTCGCCGGCCCGCGCGCTGCCCGACGCTCTGCTGCGCGGCCTCAAGCTGCACCAGCCCGACCCGCCCGTCTACATCCCCAACCTGCAGGAGGAGACCATCCTGGCGGTGAGTACTGTACACCAGCAGCTGCCCGACGCTCTGCTGCGCGGCCTCAAGCTGCACCAGCCCGACCCGCCCGTCTACATCCCCAACCTGCAGGAGGAGACCATCCTGGCGGTGAGTACTGTACACCAGCAGCTGCCCGATGCTCTGCTGCGCGGCCTCAAGCTGCACCAGCCCGACCCGCCCGTCTACATCCCCAACCTGCAGGAGGAGACCATCCTGGCGGTGAGTACTGTACACCAGCAGCTGCCCGATGCTCTGCTGCGCGGCCTCAAGCTGCACCAGCCCGACCCGCCCGTCTACATCCCCAACCTGCAGGAGGAGACCATCCTGGCGGTGAGTACTGTACACCAGCAGCTGCCCGATGCTCTGCTGCGCGGCCTCAAGCTGCACCAGCCCGACCCGCCCGTCTACATCCCCAACCTGCAGGAGGAGACCATCCTGGCGGTGAGTATTGTACACCAGCAGCTGCCCGACGCTCTGCTGCGCGGCCTCAAGCTGCACCAGCCCGACCCGCCCGTCTACATCCCCAACCTGCAGGAGGAGACCATCCTGGCGGTGAGTATTGTACACCAGCAGCTGCCCGACGCTCTGCTGCGCGGCCTCAAGCTGCACCAGCCCGACCCGCCCGTCTACATCCCCAACCTGCAGGAGGAGACCATCCTGGTGGTGAGTATTGTACACCAGCAGCTGCCCGACGCTCTGCTGCGCGGCCTCAAGCTGCACCAGCCCGACCCGCCCGTCTACATCCCCAACCTGCAGGAGGAGACCATCCTGGCG GAGGAGCACAGCAAGGTGTTCTCGCAGCTGAACTTCGTGCGCGTGCTCGCCGAGCTGCTGGCCGAGCTCGCCGTCTCCTGCGGCGCGCCCATCGCCGCGCTCATGGACGCCTCGGACG ATCGCTATAACGATAGCGTGCGGCTGGGCCTGCTGGTGCAGGCGATGCGGGCGCTGGCGGCGGGGCTGCGGCTGGCGGCCGACGCCTACCGCAACCGCACGCTGCAGCCCACCGAGCAAGTCAGGCAAG TCGTACAGATGATGAACGGGAAGTACAAGTGGATCGTGAACGAGTCCAAGCGACTGCACGAGGCGGGCGTCGCGCCCGCGGTCTGTGATAAAATACTGTACGAACACGCCATAGAGCTG TGCCAAATGGCGGCGATCGACGAGCTGTTCGGCGACCTGAAGGAGTGCGAGCGGCGCTACGTGTCGGCGCAGGTGCTGCTGCACTCGCTGGCGCAGCGCGCGCCGCTGCAGCCCGCGCACCGCTCCACGCTCTCCAAGT ATCGCGACGCAGTCCAAAGGCGGCTCAACTGCCTCAAGGGGCCGCGCAAGATCATGGACGTCAAACTCGAGGCCGGGATCTCATAA
- the thoc5 gene encoding THO complex subunit 5 homolog — MGKDEVSTKKRRKLNTSSSSDTTKQAPVDVYKRVVEFEETEAQLRPAEKDAALFKKICQDIRLLLADIAELKTKDTEEAKEKITAKRIEASLHLVALKKLNRLEKVRTRAGRDALHKEKQRVDSTHLLLQNLLYEADHLNKEVTKCLQFKSKDEEIELVPLEDFYNDAPAEISRPEVTKNDEHQLQLSRLEWELRQRRELAGACNELVASKERVAAAIAAARSRLEALGPHLKDVLKSTKPLQECLAMRLDEKRDEARAAALLPPPLFLLYANTSAYSDALGVKTVTVGISGDEDEARRLDQLSNVDSELVVSNDSDSDQDNAEEERREKKKRHHRASKISKEEKAEAKRKEVLKKHPLSVLVSVTVSDGTALNLVFSYLLHLKIAVVKFTVSIPKPVTGVSAADVLSGHCILNELYPADTGNDSPHPATAYLLNAAGISEDFQHFIPDVGKPYIWAQRMCGLDFMAVVLDDQKLNKVIQPSQSLSVTTVENFILTLKKRLKYRVELMKELQDLESGKICPPKGNVPVRLSGSLTQWQSVGWPEYSQSPSTTFLISEGLVNCNDMLYRAIITRQSAKLVALVALASDYPKKAPLFSLTLHWNGTHHAGINDDIRDIERIINTDWATKEKERPTLSAQMTKLLTYLDILLETTGSAEFPPDKVMFCPVRGRNRIKPYRFLKQGTGVFVQY; from the exons atgggAAAAGATGAAGTATCTACAAAAAAGAGACGTAAATTAAATACCAGTTCATCAAGTGACACCACTAAACAAGCTCCAGTAGATGTTTATAAG cgTGTTGTAGAATTTGAGGAAACAGAGGCACAACTTCGCCCTGCCGAGAAAGACGCCGCACtattcaagaagatttgtcAAGACATCAGGCTTTTACTGGCTGACATCGCCGAATTGAAAACAAAGGATACTGAGGaa GCAAAGGAGAAGATCACTGCAAAGCGAATAGAAGCATCTCTACATTTAGTTGCTCTTAAAAAGTTGAATCGTCTAGAGAAAGTTCGAACAAGAGCTGGGCGTGATGCTTTACACAAAGAAAAGCAGAGAGTTGATTCAACACATTTGCTTCTCCAGAATTTACTCTATGAAGCAGATCATCTTAACAAAGAGGTCACAAAGTGTCTACAATTCAAGTCCAAAGATGAAGAAATTGAGCTTGTACCATTGGAAGATTTCTATAATGATGCTCCAGCAGAAATAAGTCGCCCT GAAGTCACAAAAAATGATGAACATCAATTGCAATTGTCCCGACTTGAGTGGGAATTGCGTCAACGTCGTGAGCTAGCGGGAGCCTGCAATGAACTGGTTGCTTCTAAGGAACGAGTAGCTGCAGCTATAGCTGCTGCTCGTTCTAGGCTTGAAGCACTGGGCCCACATCTGAAAGATGTTCTGAAATCCACCAAACCTCTGCAAGAATGTCTAGCCATGAGATTGGATGAGAAAAGGGATGAGGCAAGGGCAGCAGCGTTATTGCCTCCACCATTGTTTTTACTGTATGCTAACACCAGTGCTTACTCTGATGCTCTTGGTGTTAAAACTGTTACTGTTG gaatATCTGGTGATGAGGATGAAGCACGGCGATTGGATCAACTCAGTAATGTTGACAGTGAATTAGTGGTTTCTAATGACTCTGATTCTGACCAAGACAATGCTGAAGAAGAACGTAGGGAGAAAAAGAAACGCCACCACAGGGCTTCAAAAATTTCTAAGGAAGAAAAGGCTGAAGCTAAAAGGAAAGAAGTTCTAAAGAAGCATCCACTGAGTGTTCTAGTGTCAGTTACAGTTTCAGATGGCACTGCTCTAAATCTTGTATTTTCTTATCTTTTGCATTTGAAAATAGCTGTAGTTAAATTTACTGTGTCAATTCCAAAACCTGTAACAGGAGTTTCAGCTGCCGATGTGCTGAGTGGTCACTGCATTCTTAATGAGTTGTATCCTGCAGACACGGGTAATGATTCACCTCATCCAGCTACTGCATACTTATTGAATGCTGCAGGCATATCGGAAGATTTTCAGCATTTCATACCTGATGTTGGCAAACCATATATTTGGGCGCAGAGAATGTGCGGTCTAGATTTCATGGCTGTTGTTTTGGATGACCAAAAATTGAATAAGGTTATACAACCTTCCCAAAGCTTAAGTGTAACCACTGTTGAAAACTTCATCTTAACTTTGAAGAAAAGATTGAAATATCGTGTTGAGCTCATGAAGGAGTTGCAAGACCTAGAGTCTGGAAAGATTTGCCCTCCCAAAGGCAATGTACCAGTCAGGTTATCTGGGTCATTGACTCAATGGCAGTCTGTAGGCTGGCCTGAATACAGCCAATCTCCTTCAACAACATTTCTGATATCCGAGGGATTGGTCAACTGTAATGATATGCTTTACAGAGCTATAATTACCAGGCAGTCAGCAAAACTGGTCGCTCTAGTAGCATTGGCTAGTGACTACCCAAAGAAGGCACCTCTGTTTTCATTAACTCTCCACTGGAATGGCACTCATCATGCAGGAATTAATGATGATATCAGGGACATTGAGAGAATTATAAACACAGACTGGGCTACAAAAGAGAAAGAGCGCCCTACTCTGTCTGCACAAATGACTAAGCTGCTGACTTATCTAGATATACTTTTGGAAACAACAGGATCTGCAGAGTTCCCACCTGATAAGGTCATGTTTTGTCCGGTTAGGGGACGCAATAGAATTAAGCCTTATAGATTTCTGAAACAAGGCACTGGAGTGTTTGTtcaatactaa
- the LOC128674982 gene encoding uncharacterized protein LOC128674982 isoform X1, which produces MCAKPEIRIVTYMCPTHPVQLYELIMQLLEEAMGCNTTLQYESRTSGPFQDRPDPFWNDKVDLAFMTASAYMKLRKNPSAELLPVTPVFAHQMNVDNKPGYFSDVIVHSDKKAHNVNILLDLRGCTFAYSDEESLSGSKIVLKTLKSKGENASFFGSVLKSGSHLASAQMVLAKQAEWAAVDSTTLLYSKKYMQDGGKDIILLETLGRLPPYPIVVNTRLEAKIKTAINNALLTLSQTAAWKQKFAKFGVIKFVSNNDENYNGPAAQVWAVQGEKLNVRYY; this is translated from the exons ATGTGTGCAAAACCTGAAATACGTATAGTGACTTATATGTGTCCGACGCATCCGGTGCAGCTGTATGAGCTGATTATGCAGCTGTTGGAAGAAGCTATGGGCTGTAATACCACACTGCAGTATGAGAGTCGGACTTCAGGTCCTTTCCAAGACCGACCAGACCCGTTTTGGAATGACAAAGTGGATTTGG CGTTCATGACCGCGTCCGCGTATATGAAGCTTCGGAAGAACCCATCCGCTGAGCTTTTGCCTGTGACGCCCGTGTTCGCGCATCAGATGAACGTGGACAACAAGCCAGGGTACTTCTCAGACGTCATCGTACATAGCGACAAAAA AGCTCATAACGTGAACATTCTGCTAGACCTGCGCGGATGTACGTTTGCTTATAGCGACGAAGAATCTCTCAGTGGAAGCAAGATAGTATTGAAAACTCTTAAATCTAAAGGCGAAAATGCGTCATTCTTTGGATCTGTGTTAA aatctGGGTCGCACTTGGCGTCAGCTCAAATGGTGCTTGCTAAACAAGCAGAATGGGCGGCAGTTGACTCGACGACGCTGCTATACTCCAAGAAATACATGCAGGATGGTGGCAAAGACATCATATTACTAGAGACCTTAGGACGCTTACCACCATATCCTATAGTAGTTAATACCAGACTAGAAG ctAAAATTAAGACTGCTATTAATAATGCTCTGCTCACTCTGTCACAGACTGCTGCATGGAAACAAAAGTTTGCCAAATTTggtgttataaaatttgtaagcaataatgatgaaaactacaatgGGCCGGCTGCACAGGTGTGGGCCGTCCAGGGCGAAAAACTCAATGTTCGGTATTATTAG
- the LOC128674982 gene encoding uncharacterized protein LOC128674982 isoform X2, with translation MCAKPEIRIVTYMCPTHPVQLYELIMQLLEEAMGCNTTLQYESRTSGPFQDRPDPFWNDKVDLAFMTASAYMKLRKNPSAELLPVTPVFAHQMNVDNKPGYFSDVIVHSDKKAHNVNILLDLRGCTFAYSDEESLSGSKIVLKTLKSKGENASFFGSVLKSGSHLASAQMVLAKQAEWAAVDSTTLLYSKKYMQDGGKDIILLETLGRLPPYPIVVNTRLEDCCMETKVCQIWCYKICKQ, from the exons ATGTGTGCAAAACCTGAAATACGTATAGTGACTTATATGTGTCCGACGCATCCGGTGCAGCTGTATGAGCTGATTATGCAGCTGTTGGAAGAAGCTATGGGCTGTAATACCACACTGCAGTATGAGAGTCGGACTTCAGGTCCTTTCCAAGACCGACCAGACCCGTTTTGGAATGACAAAGTGGATTTGG CGTTCATGACCGCGTCCGCGTATATGAAGCTTCGGAAGAACCCATCCGCTGAGCTTTTGCCTGTGACGCCCGTGTTCGCGCATCAGATGAACGTGGACAACAAGCCAGGGTACTTCTCAGACGTCATCGTACATAGCGACAAAAA AGCTCATAACGTGAACATTCTGCTAGACCTGCGCGGATGTACGTTTGCTTATAGCGACGAAGAATCTCTCAGTGGAAGCAAGATAGTATTGAAAACTCTTAAATCTAAAGGCGAAAATGCGTCATTCTTTGGATCTGTGTTAA aatctGGGTCGCACTTGGCGTCAGCTCAAATGGTGCTTGCTAAACAAGCAGAATGGGCGGCAGTTGACTCGACGACGCTGCTATACTCCAAGAAATACATGCAGGATGGTGGCAAAGACATCATATTACTAGAGACCTTAGGACGCTTACCACCATATCCTATAGTAGTTAATACCAGACTAGAAG ACTGCTGCATGGAAACAAAAGTTTGCCAAATTTggtgttataaaatttgtaagcaataa
- the LOC128674984 gene encoding uncharacterized protein LOC128674984: MKLTAILCRVPVIRFRKGNGGKPAGAAAPAGGGGGSCSFGASPAPASAQPVAAMSTSPIPDIDLPARYRRAPLSDEEIAYINGGGIV; encoded by the exons ATGAAACTAACAGCAATTTTATGCCGTGTCCCTGTAATCAGGTTCCGTAAAGGTAATGGCGGGAAGCCCGCGGGCGCTGCTGCGCCCGCGGGCGGCGGTGGTGGAAGCTGTTCTTTCGGAGCTTCGCCAGCCCCAGCATCT GCTCAACCAGTAGCTGCCATGAGCACATCTCCCATACCTGATATAGATCTGCCAGCTCGCTACCGAAGGGCACCTCTTTCTGATGAAGAAATTGCATACATCAATGGCGGCGGAATAGTGTAG
- the Eno gene encoding enolase, protein MPIKSIKARQIFDSRGNPTVEVDLVTELGLFRAAVPSGASTGVHEALELRDNVKGEYHGKGVLTAIKNINNIIAPELLKANIEVTQQKEIDQLMLNLDGTENKSKLGANAVLGVSLAVAKAGAAKKGVPLYRHLADLAGNQDIVLPVPAFNVINGGSHAGNKLAMQEFMILPTGASSFSEAMRMGTEVYHHLKKIIKEKFGLDSTAVGDEGGFAPNILNNKDALFLIQDAIQQAGYTGKIEIGMDVAASEFFKNGSYDLDFKNPKSNPADYLPADKLADLYLEFIKDFPMVSIEDPFDQDDWAAWANLTARTPIQIVGDDLTVTNPKRISTAVEKKACNCLLLKVNQIGSVTESIAAHLLAKQNGWGTMVSHRSGETEDTFIADLVVGLSTGQIKTGAPCRSERLAKYNQILRIEEELGAAAKYAGKNFRRPV, encoded by the exons ATGCCGATCAAGTCCATCAAAGCCCGTCAAATCTTTGACTCCCGTGGCAACCCCACAGTGGAAGTTGATCTG GTAACAGAGTTGGGCCTGTTCCGTGCGGCTGTACCTTCTGGCGCCTCTACCGGCGTCCACGAGGCCTTAGAGCTTCGTGACAATGTGAAGGGAGAGTACCATGGCAAGGGTGTACTCACTGCCATCAAGAATATCAACAACATTATCGCTCCAGAGCTGCTCAAAGCTAACATTGAGGTCACACAGCAGAAGGAG ATTGATCAATTGATGTTGAACCTGGACGGGACGGAGAACAAGTCTAAGCTAGGAGCCAATGCCGTGCTGGGCGTGTCGCTGGCCGTGGCCAAGGCGGGCGCGGCCAAGAAGGGCGTGCCGCTGTACCGCCACCTGGCGGACCTCGCCGGCAACCAGGACATCGTGCTGCCTGTGCCCGCCTTCAACGTCATCAATGGGGGCTCCCACGCCGGCAACAAGCTGGCCATGCAGGAGTTCATGATTCTGCCCACAG GTGCCTCCAGCTTCAGCGAGGCGATGCGTATGGGCACAGAGGTGTACCACCATCTGAAGAAGATCATCAAGGAGAAGTTCGGGTTGGACTCCACGGCGGTGGGCGACGAGGGCGGCTTCGCGCCAAACATCCTCAACAACAAGGACGCGCTCTTCCTCATCCAGGACGCTATCCAGCAGGCTGGATACACTGGCAAG ATCGAAATTGGTATGGATGTTGCCGCATCAGAGTTCTTCAAGAATGGCAGCTACGATCTGGACTTCAAGAACCCTAAGTCCAACCCTGCAGACTACCTGCCCGCGGACAAGTTGGCTGACCTGTACCTGGAGTTTATCAAGGACTTCCCGATGGTCTCCATCGAGGACCCCTTTGACCAAGACGACTGGGCCGCATGGGCCAACCTCACCGCTCGTACCCCCATTCAGATCGTTGGAGATGATCTCACC GTGACAAACCCGAAGCGCATCTCAACGGCGGTGGAGAAGAAGGCGTGCAACTGTCTGCTGCTGAAGGTGAACCAGATCGGTAGCGTCACGGAGTCCATCGCCGCGCATCTGCTGGCCAAGCAGAACGGCTGGGGCACCATGGTTTCGCACAG GTCTGGCGAGACAGAAGACACCTTCATCGCGGACCTGGTGGTGGGCCTGTCCACGGGCCAGATCAAGACGGGGGCGCCGTGCCGCTCCGAGCGCCTGGCCAAGTACAACCAGATCCTGCGCATTGAGGAGGAGCTGGGCGCCGCAGCCAAGTATGCCGGGAAGAACTTCCGCAGGCCCGTCTAA
- the LOC128674575 gene encoding PRKR-interacting protein 1 homolog, which produces MSDKGTNKEEKKPIIIKNATDLQRLKLDKLMKNPEKPVVIPEPPKQKSLPSAPDFVRNVMGSSAGAGSGEFHVYRHLRRKEYARQKFIQEKSEKEKLDEEYHKKIEENRRIAEEKTAKKRAKRLKKKNKAKPKGKRPKTDNSQQVASSQSDDSDDDDKSVDGEDNKTTEQESSNNIIKKNENP; this is translated from the exons ATGAGTGATAAAGGAACaaacaaagaagaaaaaaaacctataattattaaaaatgctacGGACCTTCAAAGACTCAAATTAGATAAACTTATGAAAAACCCC GAAAAACCTGTTGTTATACCGGAGCCACCAAAACAGAAATCTCTTCCTTCAGCGCCAGATTTCGTGCGCAATGTAATGGGATCAAGTGCTGGCGCGGGATCTGGAGAATTTCACGTATATCGGCATTTACGAAGAAAAGAATATGCAAgacaaaaatttatacaagAGAAAAGTGAGAAG gaaaAGCTAGATGAAGAATACCAcaaaaaaatagaagaaaacaGAAGGATAGCAGAAGAAAAAACGGCAAAGAAGAGAGCTAAAagattgaaaaaaaagaataaagcAAAACCGAAGGGGAAAAGGCCAAAAACTGACAACAGTCAACAAGTTGCTTCTTCACAATCTGATGAcagtgatgatgatgataaatctGTGGATGGTGAAGACAATAAAACTACAGAACAAGAatctagtaataatataataaagaaaaatgaaaatccatag